One genomic region from Bacillus sp. SLBN-46 encodes:
- a CDS encoding zinc-dependent alcohol dehydrogenase family protein, giving the protein MSQMKAAVLQGTKQLEVVEWENPRPLAHEVVVKVKSCGICGTDQHIYHGHPGSAEVHPPIVLGHELAGEVVEVGSEVTSLQAGDRVSIDPNIYCGTCEYCRSNRAHLCQQLQAVGVTRDGGMAEYCTVPSANGYKIPDEMTFEEAALVEPLGCVLHGFRKITLTPLSRVLIIGGGFIGQLFLQLVKQQHVQSIVVSEPADNKRELLYQLGADDVVQPMDAAKLEADVVIECVGRPESMELAVKSAAKGGQVLLFGVAAPDTVISVSPFEIFSKELTIKGSFINPYTHEEAIRLIAKKVVDVGSLISHRFTKEELPVAMAEYPSLGVSKGIITH; this is encoded by the coding sequence ATGAGTCAAATGAAGGCAGCCGTTTTGCAGGGTACAAAGCAGTTAGAAGTGGTAGAGTGGGAGAATCCAAGACCACTAGCCCATGAGGTGGTTGTGAAAGTGAAAAGCTGTGGGATTTGCGGCACGGACCAGCATATCTACCATGGACATCCAGGCTCTGCCGAGGTTCATCCGCCGATCGTGCTTGGACATGAGTTAGCGGGAGAAGTGGTGGAAGTAGGTTCGGAGGTTACGAGTTTACAAGCAGGCGACCGTGTGTCGATTGATCCGAACATTTACTGTGGAACCTGTGAGTACTGCCGCAGCAATCGTGCGCATCTTTGCCAACAACTTCAGGCAGTTGGTGTCACAAGAGATGGTGGCATGGCCGAATATTGTACGGTGCCAAGCGCGAACGGCTATAAGATACCGGATGAAATGACGTTTGAAGAAGCTGCCTTGGTGGAGCCGTTAGGCTGTGTGTTGCATGGCTTTAGAAAAATAACCCTGACACCGCTTAGCAGGGTATTGATTATCGGCGGCGGATTTATTGGCCAGTTGTTTTTGCAATTGGTGAAGCAACAGCATGTTCAATCGATTGTTGTCAGTGAGCCGGCTGATAATAAAAGAGAGCTTCTGTATCAGCTGGGAGCGGATGACGTCGTTCAACCTATGGATGCTGCGAAGCTTGAAGCAGATGTCGTGATTGAATGTGTCGGCCGACCAGAAAGCATGGAGCTTGCCGTGAAATCAGCGGCCAAAGGCGGGCAGGTGCTACTTTTCGGAGTGGCTGCACCAGACACCGTGATTTCTGTGTCGCCGTTTGAGATTTTTTCAAAAGAACTAACAATCAAAGGGTCGTTTATTAACCCTTATACACATGAGGAAGCGATTAGGTTGATTGCGAAAAAGGTAGTTGATGTGGGCTCGCTCATCTCGCACCGTTTTACTAAAGAGGAACTGCCGGTAGCAATGGCGGAGTATCCTTCACTCGGAGTGTCTAAAGGGATTATTACACATTAA
- a CDS encoding glycoside hydrolase family 130 protein, with amino-acid sequence MNVYRYEQNPLVTPADVTPHREDFEVIGAFNAGVTTFNDEIIMMLRVAERPISHDPNIVKAPIYNPQTNELEIIEFRLDDPTYDFSDPRVIRRSGDTQGFEYLTSIAYLRIARSNDGGHHFTIDEKPFVYPSNELETFGIEDPRITKIDDTYYIYFSAVSPVGVGESMVSTKDFVTTEHHGMIFAPENKDVLIFPEKINGKYYAIHRPVPKSVGMPEMWIAESTNLIHWGNHKHLLGLREGMWDSARMGGGAVPFKTEKGWLELYHGATTDHRYCMGAVLLDLEDPTKVIARSDQPILEPEAEYEVEGFFGNVVFSCGAVVEGDVVKMFYGVADTSMACAELSVQEILDSLTYIK; translated from the coding sequence ATGAACGTATATAGATATGAACAGAACCCATTAGTAACTCCGGCAGATGTTACGCCACATCGCGAGGATTTCGAGGTGATCGGTGCGTTTAACGCAGGCGTAACCACTTTTAACGATGAAATTATCATGATGCTTCGTGTGGCCGAGCGCCCGATTAGTCACGACCCAAATATTGTGAAGGCGCCGATTTATAATCCACAAACAAACGAGCTTGAAATTATCGAGTTCCGTTTAGATGACCCGACGTATGATTTTTCTGATCCTCGTGTGATCCGCAGAAGCGGCGATACGCAAGGCTTTGAGTACTTAACGTCTATTGCGTATTTACGTATTGCCCGCAGCAACGATGGCGGTCACCATTTTACGATTGATGAGAAGCCGTTTGTGTATCCATCCAATGAGTTAGAAACGTTTGGAATTGAGGACCCAAGGATTACGAAGATTGACGATACGTATTATATCTATTTCAGTGCGGTTTCACCGGTGGGTGTCGGGGAATCGATGGTGTCCACGAAGGACTTTGTTACGACGGAGCACCACGGGATGATTTTTGCACCGGAAAATAAAGATGTGTTAATTTTTCCTGAAAAAATTAACGGAAAATATTACGCGATTCACCGACCAGTTCCAAAGAGTGTAGGGATGCCGGAGATGTGGATTGCGGAATCTACGAATCTAATACACTGGGGTAATCACAAGCATTTGTTAGGTTTACGTGAAGGTATGTGGGATAGCGCGCGTATGGGCGGAGGAGCGGTTCCATTTAAAACGGAAAAAGGATGGCTTGAGCTTTATCATGGTGCGACAACGGATCATCGCTATTGCATGGGGGCCGTGTTGCTAGATTTAGAGGATCCAACAAAGGTGATTGCACGCTCTGATCAGCCGATTCTGGAGCCGGAAGCAGAGTATGAGGTTGAAGGATTCTTTGGAAACGTTGTTTTCTCTTGCGGTGCGGTTGTGGAAGGCGACGTGGTTAAGATGTTCTATGGTGTGGCTGATACGTCTATGGCTTGTGCAGAACTAAGTGTACAAGAGATCTTAGATTCATTGACCTATATAAAGTAG
- a CDS encoding ROK family protein, with the protein MLGAIEAGGTKFVCAVGDEKGAIVERIQIPTTVPEETMPQVIAFFKKYVVEAIGIGSFGPIDVNVESPTYGYITSTPKPGWKDYPFVQTIKEAFGVPIGFNTDVNAAALGEASFGAAKGLDSCLYITVGTGIGAGAIVQGQLLQGWSHPEMGHILLRRHPNDGFEGKCPYHGDCLEGLAAGPAIEARWGEKGVNLVDRPEVWDLEGYYLAQALMQYILILSPKKIILGGGVSHQEAVFAAIYKYLPELLNDYVSLPELSDYIVRPGLGDDAGITGALMLAERAK; encoded by the coding sequence ATGCTAGGTGCCATTGAAGCAGGCGGAACCAAGTTTGTATGTGCAGTGGGAGATGAAAAGGGAGCGATTGTGGAACGAATTCAAATCCCGACCACTGTACCTGAGGAAACGATGCCACAGGTCATTGCCTTTTTTAAAAAATATGTTGTCGAAGCAATCGGGATTGGGTCGTTCGGACCCATTGATGTGAATGTGGAGAGTCCAACTTACGGGTATATTACGTCTACGCCGAAACCGGGGTGGAAGGATTATCCGTTCGTTCAGACGATAAAGGAAGCGTTCGGTGTGCCGATTGGATTTAATACGGATGTGAACGCGGCGGCGTTAGGCGAGGCTTCGTTTGGTGCGGCGAAAGGGTTGGACAGCTGTTTGTATATTACGGTTGGCACCGGGATTGGTGCAGGCGCGATTGTGCAGGGACAGCTTTTGCAAGGGTGGTCTCATCCAGAAATGGGTCATATTCTGTTACGACGTCATCCGAATGATGGATTTGAAGGGAAGTGCCCTTATCATGGTGATTGTTTGGAAGGCTTGGCGGCCGGTCCTGCGATTGAAGCGCGCTGGGGAGAAAAAGGCGTGAATTTGGTGGATCGTCCAGAGGTTTGGGACCTGGAGGGCTACTACTTAGCTCAAGCTCTCATGCAATATATTCTGATCCTTTCGCCGAAAAAAATCATCCTCGGCGGGGGAGTGAGCCACCAGGAAGCCGTCTTTGCAGCCATCTATAAGTACCTGCCAGAGCTGTTGAACGATTACGTCTCATTACCAGAACTATCCGACTACATCGTGCGCCCGGGACTAGGCGACGATGCCGGGATTACTGGGGCATTGATGCTCGCGGAAAGAGCAAAATAA
- a CDS encoding c-type cytochrome, with protein sequence MSKKEAIYSITAILVTLVLGFSFLYLYVKANPNETETATASMEESQTTGEPSHPYLPPSMDEVPDGEEGQLIKLGEKYHNETSSALDGYVGNKLNCTSCHANGGVNGSLDLVGVAKTYPQYNSRAGRDVTLEDRINGCFVRSMNGKPLPKDSQEMKAMVAYYTYISQNVPDGTKERPWASLKKGQGDLATVNAEAGKELYNKACITCHGEGGDGGALGTPLWGDNSYNIGAGMARVRTAAGFIQAYMPKSPMGGYEAGSFTDEEAMNIAAYINKLQQRPDFAKKAYDWPKGDAPDDAAYETLAGKKQQ encoded by the coding sequence ATGAGTAAGAAGGAAGCCATTTATTCTATTACCGCCATTCTCGTTACGTTAGTGTTAGGGTTTTCATTCCTCTACCTATACGTGAAGGCAAATCCAAACGAAACTGAAACAGCAACAGCAAGTATGGAGGAATCACAAACAACAGGAGAACCCTCCCACCCTTACCTGCCTCCTAGCATGGACGAAGTGCCTGACGGAGAAGAAGGCCAATTAATCAAATTAGGGGAAAAATACCATAACGAAACAAGCAGCGCCCTGGATGGTTATGTAGGGAATAAATTAAACTGTACCAGCTGTCATGCAAACGGAGGTGTGAATGGTTCTCTTGACCTTGTTGGCGTCGCCAAAACCTATCCACAATATAATTCACGTGCCGGTAGAGATGTCACGTTAGAGGACCGCATTAACGGATGTTTTGTTCGAAGCATGAACGGAAAACCTCTGCCAAAAGATAGCCAAGAAATGAAAGCAATGGTTGCTTATTACACCTATATTTCTCAAAATGTACCTGATGGGACAAAAGAACGTCCTTGGGCTTCACTTAAAAAGGGTCAAGGCGATTTAGCGACGGTTAATGCAGAAGCCGGCAAAGAGCTCTACAATAAAGCGTGCATTACCTGTCACGGTGAAGGTGGCGATGGCGGTGCACTAGGCACCCCGTTATGGGGAGACAATTCCTATAATATCGGTGCTGGAATGGCAAGGGTTCGAACAGCTGCTGGATTTATCCAAGCCTATATGCCGAAGTCGCCTATGGGTGGCTATGAAGCCGGCTCATTTACCGATGAAGAGGCAATGAATATAGCTGCTTACATCAATAAGCTTCAACAACGCCCAGACTTTGCGAAAAAGGCTTATGACTGGCCAAAAGGCGATGCACCGGATGATGCAGCGTATGAAACACTCGCTGGAAAAAAACAACAATAA
- a CDS encoding DUF1861 family protein — protein MTVLTKGNVKTCEQLVEEFAKTPMNPEKIIFTGVGENDVYNISAPFEDEGELVIAGRVESRDSEHSNVHFFVEREGQWVPREGAPVLELQDPFFTKIAGELVLGGVQIFPHPINKGALGWRTVFYKGANIASLKEFAKGPDGMKDLRLIELKDGSIGVLTRPQGEKGGRGKIGWTRIASLDELTIDVVEQAPLLEGQFINEQWGGANEPHLLANGLVGVLGHIASFDEEGNRHYYPMVFALNPETGDISDIELIATRSHFLPGPAKRPDLIDVVFSGGLVRKGDGTADMYAGISDAEAQKITIIDPFLQYEG, from the coding sequence ATGACCGTTTTAACAAAAGGGAATGTCAAAACATGTGAACAGCTGGTGGAGGAGTTTGCGAAAACACCTATGAATCCTGAAAAAATTATCTTTACAGGAGTAGGCGAAAACGATGTGTATAACATTTCGGCGCCGTTTGAGGATGAAGGGGAGCTTGTCATTGCAGGGCGCGTTGAGTCACGTGACAGCGAGCACTCGAATGTGCATTTTTTCGTTGAGCGAGAAGGGCAGTGGGTACCGCGTGAAGGCGCACCTGTCTTGGAATTACAGGATCCTTTTTTTACAAAAATTGCAGGGGAACTCGTCTTGGGCGGCGTTCAAATTTTTCCGCACCCCATCAATAAAGGCGCCCTCGGCTGGAGAACCGTTTTTTACAAAGGCGCCAACATTGCAAGCCTGAAGGAATTCGCTAAAGGACCAGACGGCATGAAGGACCTTCGCTTAATCGAGTTAAAGGACGGAAGCATCGGTGTATTGACGAGACCTCAAGGAGAAAAGGGCGGCCGTGGAAAAATTGGCTGGACACGCATTGCATCCTTAGATGAGCTTACCATTGATGTGGTGGAGCAGGCGCCTTTATTAGAAGGCCAGTTTATCAACGAACAGTGGGGCGGAGCGAACGAACCGCATCTTCTTGCCAACGGACTTGTCGGTGTGTTAGGACACATTGCTTCTTTTGATGAAGAAGGAAATCGTCACTACTATCCCATGGTGTTTGCCTTAAATCCAGAAACAGGTGACATCTCTGATATCGAGTTAATCGCTACAAGAAGTCATTTCCTTCCGGGCCCTGCCAAGCGTCCAGATTTAATCGATGTGGTATTTAGCGGCGGGCTTGTACGAAAAGGTGATGGAACGGCTGATATGTACGCAGGAATCAGCGATGCGGAAGCGCAAAAAATCACGATTATTGATCCGTTTTTACAATACGAAGGTTAA
- a CDS encoding glycosyl hydrolase 2 galactose-binding domain-containing protein — translation MKLNDNWKMKHFDVGAARDLEVASPEYIDYFWMTTAVPGDVHSTLIERKLIDDPFYGHNDLKCQWVEEKVWWYRSTFDFHDEIQQGDRYELIFEGLDTFATVYLNGVEIGSTENMFISHTFEVARELKQGKNVLAVRFDPVTVHVKDKVQYYWSGFSKKRIWTRKAQSHYGWDWGPRLVAAGIWKDVRLEKRSTAKIDHLFARTTSVDADKATVEVDVDITSYTREKEFEVLISLNDGEEPITTSKVKVDRKKATAILEVDEPKLWWTHDIGTPYLYQLKVELLADGTKIEEKEEALGIRTIEVRRRDENGDPSFTFVLNGEKIFAKGANWIPIDSFIGAVPDTRYKQLIKMSKNANMNMLRVWGGGIYEKEVFYEECNRLGILVWQDFMFSCALYPDYNKNFMANVREEISHVVKRLRNHPCLAIWCGNNENDWLYEALKSSGEITHPYYGEKIYHELMPELLEELDPTRLFWPSSPFGGNDHNSREEGDTHNWQVWHGNIEPRVFGEPQRVNYSIDGLSFKNFKTDTTLFASEFGMHASSNRYTLERNIPKEQFFWGSEEMAYRNKDIHHPKGILLMEGYTGAPKDLDEYISYSMLTQAEGLKFGIEHYRRNKPHTSGALFWQLNDCWPGTSWSVIDYYLLPKASYHYARKFFSPILLTLDQTPGEDIKVWVVNDKLEAYQDEIELAVYDFSGEKVFAKEWQVSVEANAAIQIATVLEREALGGLEPEEAVMVIRWKNQRAGENFYYFRDQKNLRFEEAELTVSVNKKTNELTVSTNSLARMVTIELDQEQLVMEDNFFDLLTNETRVIGIEQAQGKEIPWETLRVKAINSKKG, via the coding sequence ATGAAACTGAATGACAATTGGAAGATGAAGCATTTTGATGTGGGGGCTGCTCGTGACCTGGAGGTCGCTTCGCCTGAGTATATTGATTATTTTTGGATGACAACGGCGGTGCCGGGCGATGTCCATTCTACCTTAATCGAACGGAAATTGATCGACGATCCCTTTTACGGGCACAACGACCTGAAATGTCAGTGGGTCGAGGAAAAGGTGTGGTGGTACCGGTCGACGTTTGATTTTCATGACGAGATACAACAAGGCGACCGCTATGAGCTCATTTTCGAAGGCCTCGATACGTTCGCAACAGTGTATCTAAACGGAGTGGAGATCGGTTCAACGGAGAATATGTTTATCAGCCACACCTTTGAAGTAGCACGCGAGCTGAAACAAGGGAAAAACGTGCTGGCGGTTCGGTTTGATCCTGTCACAGTGCATGTCAAAGATAAGGTGCAATATTACTGGTCCGGTTTTAGCAAAAAAAGAATTTGGACGCGGAAAGCCCAAAGTCATTATGGCTGGGATTGGGGCCCACGGTTGGTTGCTGCTGGGATTTGGAAGGATGTTCGTTTAGAAAAACGTTCTACAGCAAAAATTGATCACTTGTTTGCGAGAACCACATCGGTTGATGCTGACAAAGCTACCGTTGAAGTGGATGTGGACATTACCTCGTACACACGGGAAAAAGAATTCGAGGTCCTCATCAGTCTAAACGACGGCGAGGAACCAATCACCACCTCGAAGGTGAAAGTTGACCGGAAAAAAGCAACGGCTATCCTGGAGGTTGATGAACCTAAACTATGGTGGACGCATGATATCGGAACGCCATATCTGTACCAGTTGAAGGTCGAGTTGCTAGCCGATGGAACGAAAATCGAGGAAAAAGAAGAAGCCCTCGGTATCCGAACGATCGAAGTCAGACGAAGAGACGAGAATGGTGATCCAAGCTTTACCTTCGTCCTAAACGGCGAAAAGATTTTTGCCAAGGGGGCCAACTGGATTCCGATTGATAGTTTCATAGGAGCGGTGCCTGACACCCGCTATAAGCAACTGATTAAGATGTCGAAGAACGCGAACATGAATATGCTCCGCGTGTGGGGGGGCGGCATCTATGAAAAAGAGGTGTTCTATGAAGAGTGCAACCGCCTGGGAATCCTAGTGTGGCAGGACTTCATGTTCTCCTGTGCACTCTATCCGGATTACAACAAAAACTTCATGGCCAATGTTCGTGAAGAAATTAGTCATGTGGTTAAACGTCTGCGCAATCACCCGTGCCTGGCGATTTGGTGCGGCAACAACGAAAATGATTGGTTATATGAAGCATTAAAGTCTTCCGGCGAGATTACGCATCCTTATTACGGCGAGAAAATCTACCATGAGTTAATGCCGGAATTACTAGAGGAACTCGACCCAACCCGGCTGTTTTGGCCAAGCTCCCCGTTTGGCGGGAATGACCATAACTCCAGGGAAGAGGGCGACACGCATAATTGGCAGGTGTGGCACGGGAATATCGAACCGCGGGTGTTCGGTGAACCGCAGCGTGTTAATTATAGTATCGATGGCCTTTCTTTTAAAAATTTCAAAACGGACACAACGCTGTTTGCCAGCGAATTTGGCATGCATGCTTCGTCTAACCGCTACACATTAGAACGGAATATCCCAAAGGAACAATTTTTCTGGGGAAGCGAAGAAATGGCGTACAGGAACAAAGATATTCACCATCCTAAAGGAATATTGTTAATGGAAGGGTATACTGGTGCTCCGAAGGACCTTGATGAATATATTTCCTATTCGATGCTTACGCAGGCGGAAGGTTTAAAGTTTGGGATTGAGCATTATCGCCGCAACAAGCCGCATACAAGCGGTGCATTGTTCTGGCAGCTGAACGATTGCTGGCCGGGGACGAGCTGGTCGGTGATCGATTATTATTTATTGCCGAAGGCGTCCTATCACTATGCGCGGAAATTCTTCAGCCCGATTCTTTTGACGCTCGATCAAACGCCAGGGGAAGATATCAAGGTGTGGGTCGTGAATGACAAGTTAGAAGCCTATCAGGATGAAATTGAGCTCGCGGTGTACGATTTTAGCGGGGAAAAGGTGTTTGCTAAGGAATGGCAAGTCAGTGTGGAAGCCAATGCGGCGATACAGATTGCGACCGTCCTTGAACGAGAAGCGCTCGGTGGATTAGAGCCGGAGGAGGCCGTGATGGTTATCCGTTGGAAAAATCAACGAGCTGGTGAGAACTTCTATTATTTCCGCGATCAAAAGAATTTGCGATTCGAAGAGGCTGAATTGACGGTTTCAGTCAATAAGAAGACGAACGAGTTGACTGTCTCTACGAATTCACTTGCACGGATGGTCACGATTGAACTCGACCAGGAGCAGCTAGTAATGGAGGATAATTTCTTTGACCTACTCACAAATGAGACTCGTGTTATTGGAATTGAGCAGGCGCAGGGAAAAGAAATTCCTTGGGAGACTTTACGAGTAAAAGCGATCAATAGCAAGAAAGGATGA
- a CDS encoding MFS transporter gives MFQIFKSFSTELKFYLLMNTFFSFGGALSGVFQSVFLWKLDKTYSLLAYYSLYWSLAIIVFFGVCAWIARKTSPMITMRLGFVFYLITYLIMLVFHDTLRDHIFLLGMSNGLAMSLYYVGVHMAVLDLTTNDKRDQFLYIQGILLTIGGVIAPLIAGVLISQFQGMVGYYVVFIATCVFFFISFLVSLKVKGSPVTTKSHFWDVIKRPSPEWMKMYKVMFADGIVSGVYSTFLITMITFKVAGGELSLGVYNTAAEIVAIVAFYVLAKFSNPKYRLAIFAIGSISVFFSSVLLSVLPVLFSLVVFGIISPVAMNMITTSMNAMIYESIEKDPLYKERRLDYIIIREIPLGVGRIIGVFLFLAMRKYFDFEQLLPVSFSLFPIVYVIMIPALYFIWKRPKKEAVLGPNEC, from the coding sequence ATGTTTCAAATTTTTAAATCGTTTTCCACGGAATTAAAGTTTTATTTGCTGATGAATACCTTTTTTTCCTTTGGCGGAGCCTTGTCGGGGGTCTTTCAAAGCGTGTTTTTGTGGAAACTGGATAAAACGTATTCCCTGCTCGCGTATTATAGCTTGTATTGGTCATTGGCGATCATTGTTTTTTTCGGGGTGTGTGCCTGGATTGCCAGGAAAACAAGTCCGATGATCACGATGCGGTTAGGATTTGTTTTTTACCTAATCACCTATCTCATTATGCTGGTCTTCCATGATACGTTACGAGATCACATCTTTTTGCTCGGAATGTCCAATGGTTTGGCGATGAGCCTTTACTATGTGGGCGTTCATATGGCCGTATTAGATTTGACTACGAATGATAAGCGCGATCAGTTTTTGTATATTCAAGGGATTTTGCTGACGATTGGAGGGGTCATTGCTCCGCTAATTGCCGGTGTGTTGATCTCCCAATTCCAAGGTATGGTTGGTTATTATGTAGTTTTTATTGCGACCTGCGTGTTTTTCTTCATTTCTTTCTTGGTTTCGTTAAAAGTAAAAGGAAGTCCGGTGACGACAAAGAGTCATTTCTGGGATGTGATCAAGCGACCGTCACCGGAATGGATGAAGATGTACAAGGTCATGTTTGCCGATGGCATTGTGTCCGGTGTTTACTCTACTTTTTTAATTACGATGATTACCTTCAAGGTTGCCGGGGGAGAACTGAGCTTAGGAGTGTATAATACGGCGGCGGAGATTGTCGCGATTGTCGCATTCTATGTGCTCGCTAAGTTCTCGAATCCCAAATATCGGTTGGCGATTTTTGCGATAGGCTCGATTAGTGTATTTTTTAGCTCTGTCTTATTATCCGTATTGCCAGTGCTTTTTTCGTTGGTGGTCTTTGGAATTATATCTCCTGTAGCGATGAATATGATCACGACCTCGATGAATGCCATGATTTATGAATCAATTGAAAAGGATCCGCTGTATAAGGAACGGCGTTTGGACTATATTATCATTCGCGAAATTCCACTTGGTGTGGGAAGGATTATCGGGGTGTTCCTGTTTTTAGCGATGAGGAAATACTTTGATTTTGAACAGCTTTTACCTGTATCCTTTAGCCTTTTTCCTATTGTGTATGTCATAATGATTCCAGCGCTCTATTTTATTTGGAAAAGGCCGAAAAAGGAAGCTGTGCTTGGGCCAAATGAATGCTAG